The following coding sequences are from one Desulfobacterales bacterium window:
- a CDS encoding CBS domain-containing protein — protein MFKRKKSKNKPPEMQHAVTTGSQNLMRKVPRVKDIMTEEPVTFTLGTTVHNAAKKLLQKSIVAAPVVDADENFVGMFSQQGCMVGLVDGVYHEVPQPIHIDDYLEPEAHTLTVTETAPIMTAVAKFAGSEQLVLSLPVLRGKKVVGILARQDVIRTFFEMTAGIPEAGAAILYISGLEKEQQEIKKLQ, from the coding sequence ATGTTCAAAAGAAAAAAAAGCAAAAATAAGCCGCCTGAAATGCAACATGCGGTTACCACCGGATCGCAAAATTTGATGCGCAAAGTGCCGCGGGTAAAAGATATTATGACCGAAGAACCGGTGACCTTCACCCTGGGCACGACGGTTCACAATGCGGCTAAAAAGCTATTGCAAAAAAGCATTGTAGCCGCCCCGGTGGTCGACGCCGACGAGAATTTCGTCGGCATGTTTTCTCAGCAGGGCTGCATGGTCGGCCTGGTGGACGGCGTCTATCACGAAGTGCCCCAACCGATCCATATAGACGATTATCTGGAGCCCGAAGCGCATACCCTCACGGTCACCGAAACTGCGCCCATCATGACGGCTGTGGCCAAATTTGCCGGCAGTGAGCAGCTGGTCCTTAGCTTGCCGGTTCTGCGCGGTAAAAAAGTGGTCGGCATCCTCGCTCGCCAGGATGTGATCCGCACCTTCTTTGAAATGACCGCCGGGATTCCCGAAGCCGGAGCAGCCATTTTATATATCAGCGGGCTTGAAAAAGAACAGCAGGAGATTAAAAAGCTGCAATGA
- a CDS encoding efflux transporter outer membrane subunit produces the protein MQSLHTPKSQQRHRRLRSLFFLMFVMLSIGLLQSCAVGPDYTKPEYQVPDYWQIRLTDGLAAGEAPLATWWQTLNDPILNSLMERAVDGNLDLKEAFARIKEARAIRGIATGERWPDVNADAEVTRQRNSEDFFTVGVDKDGNPDSASDTIRGGNFNANWEIDFWGRVSRSIASANANFEASIEDYRDALVILYAEIASNYVELRTLQERIKVTQFNVETQRGTLGITKARFKAELTSELDVRQAELNLARTESRIPALRQLAAQAIHRLGVLIGTFPGALYAELTPQKPIPQPPPEVLMGAPADAMRQRPDIRAAERRLAAQTERIGIATADLYPTFFLLGDFGYLGIRNDLIDGSRKSYSFGPTLSWNIFDGGRVRNRIKAEDARTEKVLASYENTVLKALEDVENAAVAYTEELQRRDMLYRSVVAAEKSVKLVSVQYKTGLTDFQNVLDMERSLAEQADRHVESVGLVTQDLILIYRALGGGWEPDPPTLQGEIQNAAMQGEPIF, from the coding sequence ATGCAAAGCCTGCATACCCCGAAATCTCAACAGCGGCATCGCCGGCTCAGATCATTGTTCTTTCTGATGTTTGTCATGCTGTCCATCGGTCTGCTGCAAAGCTGCGCCGTCGGGCCGGACTACACAAAACCGGAATACCAGGTGCCGGATTACTGGCAAATCCGTCTGACAGACGGTCTGGCTGCCGGGGAAGCGCCCCTGGCTACCTGGTGGCAAACCCTCAATGACCCGATTCTCAACAGCCTGATGGAACGGGCTGTAGACGGCAACCTGGACCTGAAGGAGGCTTTTGCCCGTATCAAAGAAGCCCGGGCCATACGCGGCATTGCCACCGGGGAACGCTGGCCGGATGTCAACGCTGACGCTGAAGTGACCCGCCAACGCAACAGCGAAGACTTCTTCACGGTCGGCGTGGACAAAGACGGGAATCCGGACAGCGCTTCGGATACGATCCGCGGCGGCAACTTCAATGCCAACTGGGAGATCGATTTCTGGGGCCGGGTTTCACGCTCGATTGCCTCGGCCAACGCCAACTTCGAGGCCTCGATAGAAGATTATCGCGATGCTCTGGTGATCCTTTACGCCGAAATTGCGTCCAACTACGTGGAGCTGCGCACCTTACAGGAGCGAATTAAGGTAACCCAGTTTAATGTCGAAACCCAGCGGGGCACCCTGGGAATCACCAAGGCGCGCTTCAAGGCCGAGCTGACTTCCGAGCTCGACGTGCGCCAGGCCGAGCTCAACCTGGCACGCACCGAAAGCCGCATCCCGGCATTGCGGCAACTGGCTGCCCAGGCCATTCACCGGCTGGGGGTGCTGATCGGAACATTTCCGGGTGCGCTTTACGCCGAGCTCACACCGCAGAAGCCCATCCCGCAGCCGCCGCCCGAAGTGTTGATGGGCGCACCGGCGGACGCAATGCGCCAGCGCCCGGACATCCGCGCGGCCGAACGGCGCCTGGCGGCCCAGACCGAGCGCATCGGGATTGCCACGGCCGATCTGTATCCGACGTTTTTCCTCTTAGGCGATTTCGGCTACCTGGGGATTCGCAACGATCTCATCGACGGCAGCCGCAAGTCGTACTCTTTCGGCCCCACCCTGAGCTGGAATATCTTTGACGGCGGTCGCGTCCGCAACCGGATCAAGGCCGAAGACGCACGCACCGAGAAGGTTTTGGCCAGCTATGAGAACACTGTGCTCAAGGCACTTGAGGATGTGGAAAATGCGGCGGTCGCCTACACTGAGGAACTCCAGCGCCGGGATATGCTATATCGATCGGTGGTGGCAGCCGAAAAATCGGTCAAACTGGTCAGTGTGCAATACAAAACCGGTTTGACTGACTTTCAGAACGTGCTTGACATGGAGCGCTCACTGGCTGAGCAGGCGGATCGACATGTGGAGAGCGTGGGTCTCGTGACCCAGGATCTGATCTTGATCTACCGGGCATTAGGGGGCGGCTGGGAGCCGGATCCGCCGACGCTGCAAGGCGAAATCCAAAATGCTGCCATGCAAGGCGAGCCTATATTTTGA
- a CDS encoding efflux RND transporter periplasmic adaptor subunit: MKRVLVLLTMLFLAYWTLMGCEEKTKPEIIRPVKAIKLESIAGFGGNRFPGRAEATTELNLGFEVSGTIKERPVNKGDNVKKGQLLARLDLRDFRNEIAAVVAERDRNVAYRDRIAEALKSNAVSRQSLDDAEARLEQSRAAVRIKRKALEDAHIKAPFDGTVSWTYKEAGQRVRAKENVLRLLDISRIEFTVDVPETLIANAYNVEDVTIVFDAFPDREIAARIKEIGTEASAGTRTFPVTLIFDQPEDIAILPGMAGTATGDPNAGQAETTEPEFLLPLTSFFTADGKTHKVWVIDEATMIVKAHEVVRGKLVAEGQLTKGLQEGMWVATAGAHTLREGQKVKFAEPTRRRE, encoded by the coding sequence ATGAAGCGAGTGCTTGTTTTATTGACTATGCTGTTCTTAGCATACTGGACCCTGATGGGGTGCGAAGAAAAAACCAAGCCGGAAATCATTCGGCCCGTTAAAGCCATCAAACTAGAAAGTATTGCCGGTTTCGGCGGGAACAGATTTCCCGGCCGCGCTGAAGCCACCACCGAGCTCAACCTGGGTTTTGAGGTCTCTGGCACGATTAAAGAGCGGCCCGTCAATAAGGGCGACAATGTCAAAAAAGGGCAGCTTCTGGCACGGCTGGATCTGCGTGACTTCAGAAATGAAATCGCAGCCGTTGTCGCCGAGCGTGACCGCAACGTGGCCTATCGCGACCGCATTGCCGAGGCCCTTAAATCCAATGCGGTGTCCAGGCAGTCTCTGGACGACGCCGAGGCCCGGCTGGAGCAGTCCCGCGCGGCGGTGCGCATCAAGCGCAAAGCCCTGGAAGACGCCCATATTAAAGCGCCTTTTGACGGCACGGTTTCCTGGACCTATAAAGAGGCCGGCCAGCGTGTGCGGGCCAAGGAAAACGTCCTGCGCCTGCTGGATATTTCGCGCATCGAGTTCACCGTGGATGTGCCTGAAACTTTGATTGCCAACGCTTATAACGTCGAGGATGTTACCATTGTCTTCGATGCTTTCCCGGATCGCGAGATTGCAGCCCGCATCAAGGAAATCGGCACCGAGGCCTCAGCCGGCACCCGAACCTTTCCGGTGACGCTGATATTCGATCAACCCGAAGACATTGCCATCCTGCCGGGGATGGCCGGGACCGCCACCGGTGATCCCAATGCTGGACAGGCGGAAACTACCGAGCCTGAATTTCTATTGCCGCTGACCTCATTTTTTACCGCCGACGGTAAGACGCACAAGGTCTGGGTGATTGATGAAGCCACCATGATTGTCAAGGCGCACGAAGTGGTCAGAGGCAAGCTGGTAGCCGAAGGCCAATTGACCAAAGGCCTGCAGGAAGGCATGTGGGTGGCCACGGCCGGTGCCCATACGCTGCGAGAGGGGCAAAAAGTCAAATTTGCTGAGCCGACGCGGCGCCGAGAGTGA
- a CDS encoding efflux RND transporter permease subunit yields MSITEYAIKNKAVSYLFIAIVLFGGIGAYFVLGQLEDPVFTIKKAIVVTQYPGASAYEVELEVTDVIEKAIKEIPDVEHLYSFSRPGVSIIKVDIEQHIWMDTLPQIWDEMRKKIRDKLPDLPPGAGKPDISDDFNFVYGFVLAITGDGFSYAELEEWADDIKKELDLVEGVSRVELWGVQDKVIYIDVSDQQMANRGLTAENFIETLGRQNMVVDAGSIDVQDLRFRVAPTGEFKAPQDIGELFLHPRLQSQVDRIAAPDTTDRQVSQTGRPTGVGGVRPEVELIRINDIATVSAGYLEPPQSMMRTDGRPAVGIQIAAREDVNVVDVGRRLEKRIEEILPHMPVGLEITKVAWQSELVTESIRSFFTNLAGSVAIVLIVLTVPMGWRMGLIIGSGLILTILGTFVGMTIFGYPFQRMTLGALIIAMGMMVDNSIVVADGIQVKINSGMERVKAAIEAGSKPSMALLGATIIAVMAFYPIFASRADAGEYCRSLFVVVGLSLSLSWVLALVQTPLMCLSMLPDVKTTEGEEQKDPFDTKFFNGYKGLLETAIRFRWIFMGVMVALLIGAIYSFGYVKQMFFPYASRNQIMVDFWFDEGTRIQTVAERVKAAEEQLMNNELVTTVSSFFGKGPPRLYLPVDPELPYYQNYVEMIVNTKSYKDIDQLIAEFEPWVKENYPDITTRVRKYGVGPSDTWKFEWQITGPAEADVAFLREIGEKGKAILRKEPRAKEIKTSLMNRREKIVPVYDQPRGRWAQVSREDIGRATRKAYDGQQVGLYREGDDLYPILLRHPPEERYAATDNLDVLQVKPTFSAQTVPLAQVTQNIQTEYEEPFINRWDRRRTVTIQGTPAWWSTYPDLKKHVWPEFKKLMDSLPPGYDIFMDGEDESQLDNQSSLQPGILPALIIMLFVMVALYNAFRPPLIIICTIPFAIIGVTTGLLVSGEAFGFLATLGAMSLSGMMIKNAIVLLDTVQEEIDAGKTRYEAIVRSGVTRLRPVCLAAATTVLALITLAPDVFWAAMAYTIMFGLTFGTMLTMFVVPVLYCIFYKVKSPEKA; encoded by the coding sequence ATGAGCATTACGGAATACGCCATTAAGAACAAGGCCGTCAGCTATTTATTTATTGCGATCGTGCTCTTTGGCGGCATTGGAGCTTATTTTGTACTGGGCCAGCTGGAAGACCCGGTCTTTACCATCAAAAAGGCCATTGTGGTGACCCAATATCCGGGTGCCAGTGCCTACGAGGTGGAACTGGAAGTGACCGACGTCATCGAAAAGGCCATCAAGGAAATTCCCGATGTCGAACATTTGTACTCGTTTTCACGACCGGGTGTGTCCATCATCAAGGTAGACATCGAGCAGCATATCTGGATGGACACCCTTCCCCAAATCTGGGATGAGATGCGTAAGAAAATTCGCGATAAATTGCCCGATTTGCCCCCCGGGGCCGGCAAGCCGGACATTTCGGATGATTTCAACTTTGTTTATGGTTTTGTTTTGGCCATTACCGGTGACGGTTTCAGCTATGCCGAGCTCGAAGAATGGGCCGATGACATCAAAAAGGAACTGGACCTGGTGGAGGGGGTATCACGGGTCGAGCTCTGGGGCGTGCAGGACAAGGTCATCTACATTGATGTGTCCGATCAGCAAATGGCCAACAGAGGACTGACCGCCGAGAATTTCATCGAAACGCTGGGTCGGCAAAACATGGTGGTGGATGCGGGCTCCATTGACGTCCAGGATCTGCGGTTTCGGGTGGCCCCCACTGGTGAGTTCAAAGCCCCGCAAGATATCGGCGAGCTCTTCTTGCACCCCCGGTTGCAGAGCCAGGTCGATCGAATTGCTGCCCCTGATACGACCGACCGGCAGGTCTCCCAGACCGGACGTCCCACTGGCGTTGGAGGCGTGCGCCCCGAAGTAGAGCTGATCCGCATCAACGATATTGCCACCGTCTCAGCCGGCTACCTGGAACCGCCCCAGTCAATGATGCGCACGGACGGACGGCCGGCGGTGGGTATCCAGATTGCGGCCCGTGAGGACGTCAATGTTGTGGACGTGGGCCGGCGGTTGGAAAAGCGCATCGAGGAAATCCTGCCGCACATGCCGGTGGGGCTTGAAATCACCAAGGTCGCCTGGCAGTCCGAGCTGGTTACCGAGTCCATCAGGAGCTTTTTTACCAACCTGGCCGGCTCGGTGGCGATCGTCCTGATTGTCTTAACTGTGCCCATGGGCTGGCGCATGGGCCTGATCATCGGCAGCGGCCTGATATTGACCATCCTGGGCACCTTCGTGGGCATGACCATATTCGGCTACCCCTTTCAACGCATGACCCTGGGGGCGCTGATCATTGCCATGGGGATGATGGTGGACAACTCCATTGTGGTAGCCGACGGCATTCAGGTGAAAATTAATTCTGGGATGGAACGGGTCAAGGCCGCCATCGAGGCGGGCAGCAAGCCGTCCATGGCACTGCTGGGCGCCACCATCATTGCGGTGATGGCCTTTTACCCCATTTTTGCCTCACGAGCGGATGCGGGCGAGTACTGCCGCTCCCTGTTTGTGGTGGTGGGCCTTTCGTTGTCACTTAGCTGGGTGCTGGCCCTTGTGCAGACGCCGCTGATGTGCCTGAGTATGCTGCCCGACGTCAAGACCACCGAGGGCGAGGAGCAAAAAGACCCCTTTGACACCAAATTCTTCAACGGCTACAAGGGGCTGCTGGAGACCGCCATCCGCTTTCGCTGGATTTTCATGGGGGTTATGGTGGCTTTACTGATCGGCGCCATCTATAGCTTCGGTTATGTCAAACAGATGTTTTTCCCCTATGCCTCACGCAACCAGATTATGGTGGACTTCTGGTTTGACGAGGGCACCCGCATCCAGACGGTTGCCGAACGGGTCAAAGCGGCCGAAGAGCAGCTGATGAACAATGAGCTGGTGACGACGGTCAGCTCATTTTTCGGCAAGGGGCCGCCGCGTCTGTATCTGCCGGTGGACCCGGAACTGCCCTATTATCAGAACTATGTCGAAATGATCGTAAATACCAAAAGCTATAAGGATATCGATCAGTTGATTGCCGAGTTTGAGCCCTGGGTCAAGGAAAACTATCCCGACATTACCACCCGGGTGCGAAAATACGGGGTCGGCCCCAGCGATACCTGGAAATTCGAATGGCAGATCACCGGGCCGGCCGAAGCCGATGTTGCCTTCTTGCGCGAGATCGGGGAAAAAGGAAAGGCCATATTGCGAAAAGAACCCCGGGCCAAGGAAATCAAGACCTCATTGATGAACCGCCGGGAAAAAATCGTGCCGGTCTACGACCAGCCCCGTGGGCGCTGGGCCCAGGTCAGCCGCGAAGACATTGGCCGGGCCACCCGCAAGGCCTACGACGGCCAGCAGGTGGGATTGTACCGCGAAGGCGATGACCTCTACCCCATCTTACTGCGGCACCCGCCCGAAGAACGCTATGCGGCTACGGACAATCTCGACGTGCTGCAGGTCAAACCAACCTTCTCGGCCCAGACCGTGCCGCTGGCCCAGGTTACCCAGAATATCCAGACTGAATATGAGGAGCCGTTCATCAATCGCTGGGATCGGCGCCGGACGGTCACCATTCAGGGCACCCCGGCCTGGTGGTCGACCTATCCGGATTTAAAAAAGCACGTCTGGCCCGAATTCAAAAAGCTGATGGACAGCTTGCCGCCTGGCTACGACATCTTCATGGACGGTGAAGACGAAAGCCAGCTCGACAATCAATCATCGCTGCAGCCCGGTATCCTGCCGGCGCTTATCATCATGTTGTTTGTCATGGTTGCGCTCTACAATGCCTTCCGTCCACCGCTGATTATTATTTGTACCATTCCGTTTGCGATCATCGGGGTCACCACCGGTCTGCTGGTCAGCGGCGAGGCCTTCGGGTTTCTGGCAACGCTAGGGGCCATGAGCTTGTCGGGTATGATGATCAAAAATGCCATCGTGCTGCTTGATACGGTGCAGGAGGAAATTGACGCCGGCAAGACCCGTTATGAAGCCATCGTCAGATCCGGCGTCACCCGTCTGCGACCGGTGTGCCTGGCGGCGGCTACCACCGTGCTGGCGCTGATCACCCTGGCGCCCGATGTGTTCTGGGCGGCCATGGCTTACACCATTATGTTTGGGCTGACCTTCGGGACCATGCTGACCATGTTCGTGGTGCCGGTGCTGTATTGTATCTTTTACAAGGTGAAATCACCGGAAAAGGCCTAA
- a CDS encoding potassium channel family protein, with protein sequence MTITRGPIDRISHSKHRFLILLCLILGLLVLVPIIQRFVAMRIFIDVFLTAIVISMVYTVSDKKSHVIIGLVLAIVMVALLWLQYFHPSHWIAGISMLAGILFGAVVITSIAGFIFKTTEVNREVIYAAILLYLMAALTWAFAYTLLELIDPASFNIDLKRPEGYVLLFQYYSFVTITTLGYGDVTPVSDVAKALSVLEAVVGQLYLVVVIAWLVGMYVSAKSKP encoded by the coding sequence ATGACTATAACCAGGGGCCCCATCGATAGAATATCGCATTCCAAGCATCGGTTTTTGATCCTGCTGTGCCTGATCCTGGGATTGCTAGTACTGGTACCGATTATACAGCGGTTTGTCGCCATGAGGATTTTTATCGATGTTTTCCTCACAGCGATTGTCATTTCCATGGTCTACACTGTCAGCGATAAAAAAAGTCATGTCATCATTGGGCTGGTGCTGGCGATTGTCATGGTGGCGCTGCTGTGGCTGCAATATTTTCATCCCAGCCATTGGATTGCCGGCATCAGTATGCTGGCCGGCATCCTTTTTGGTGCCGTGGTGATCACCAGCATCGCGGGCTTCATATTCAAAACTACTGAAGTCAACCGGGAAGTCATCTATGCGGCCATTCTGTTGTACCTCATGGCGGCACTCACGTGGGCTTTTGCCTATACGTTGCTGGAATTAATCGATCCGGCATCTTTTAATATCGATCTGAAACGACCGGAAGGCTATGTATTGCTTTTTCAATATTACAGCTTTGTAACCATAACCACCCTGGGTTATGGTGACGTCACACCGGTCAGCGATGTGGCCAAAGCCCTTTCAGTGCTAGAGGCGGTTGTTGGTCAGCTTTATCTGGTCGTCGTGATTGCCTGGCTGGTAGGAATGTATGTATCTGCTAAATCAAAGCCGTAA
- a CDS encoding sulfatase-like hydrolase/transferase — translation MATDDRPNLTRRQFLTASAAGAVGMGMAPWGTSAFASETLAKKPLQAHSPAKGLYNILFILTDQERYINPAEYPPGYALPGHERLRSKGLMFTKHQISSAVCTSSRSVIYTGQHIQHTRLFDNLDFPWSTGLDPKLGTLGDMLGKAGYYAAYKGKWHLSGELGTHNEMSLPQEKLTRVIESYGFKDYVGIGDVIGMTHGGYYNDEYIGAQYRRWLRLHGQPMARQGKPWFMAINLVNPHDVMFYNTDAPGQHIQDTPRPLMAIAREPKIPPYEKQWKVQLPASRHEPFDKKGRPPAHREYQLARGALVGNFPNEDVRWQRLLNYYFNCIRHVDLVVENILDELELLGLAENTIVVLTSDHGELAGAHGSHGKGATAYKEQNHVPLIIAHPGFPDTHGQQCKALTSHLDLVPTLIGWTGVDSAKRASITRDLRGKDLTPLLIKGASAGVNDVRNATLYCFNMFGYLDSDLLRKIQAYINAGGEKTKLVDQGFKPDFTKRGAIRSVFDGRYKYTRYFSPKQHNQPRTLKGIFELNDVELFDLKSDPNEMRNLAIEPKKNGDLLLAMNSKMNALIETEVGVPDDGRFLPGENANWAATKYDP, via the coding sequence ATGGCCACGGATGATCGACCGAATCTGACGCGCCGCCAGTTCTTAACAGCATCGGCTGCTGGAGCTGTTGGCATGGGCATGGCGCCCTGGGGAACCAGCGCCTTTGCCTCCGAGACGCTGGCAAAAAAACCTTTACAAGCCCATTCGCCCGCTAAAGGGCTCTACAACATCCTGTTCATCCTCACCGATCAGGAACGTTACATCAATCCGGCAGAATACCCGCCCGGCTATGCCCTGCCGGGTCACGAGCGGCTGCGGAGCAAAGGGCTGATGTTTACCAAGCACCAAATAAGTTCGGCGGTTTGTACCTCATCGCGCTCGGTCATCTACACCGGTCAGCACATCCAGCATACCCGACTGTTCGACAATCTGGATTTTCCATGGTCAACCGGCCTCGATCCAAAGCTTGGAACGCTGGGCGACATGCTGGGTAAAGCCGGCTATTATGCCGCCTACAAGGGCAAGTGGCATTTGTCCGGGGAGTTGGGCACGCACAACGAGATGTCTTTGCCCCAGGAAAAGCTGACCCGGGTTATCGAGAGCTATGGTTTCAAGGATTACGTCGGCATTGGTGACGTCATCGGTATGACCCATGGCGGTTATTACAACGACGAATATATCGGCGCCCAGTACCGCCGCTGGCTGCGGCTGCACGGTCAACCCATGGCCCGGCAGGGAAAACCCTGGTTTATGGCCATCAATCTCGTTAACCCGCATGATGTTATGTTCTACAACACCGATGCTCCCGGACAGCACATTCAGGACACACCCAGGCCTTTGATGGCAATCGCCCGCGAACCGAAAATACCGCCTTACGAAAAACAATGGAAGGTGCAGCTGCCCGCAAGCCGCCACGAACCTTTCGATAAGAAAGGGCGACCGCCGGCTCACCGGGAATACCAGTTGGCCCGCGGTGCGCTGGTGGGCAACTTTCCCAACGAGGATGTCCGCTGGCAGCGGCTGCTTAACTACTATTTCAACTGCATTCGCCATGTCGACCTGGTGGTTGAAAATATCCTTGATGAGCTGGAGTTGTTGGGGCTTGCTGAAAATACCATCGTTGTGCTGACCTCAGATCATGGTGAACTGGCCGGCGCTCACGGCTCCCATGGAAAAGGCGCCACAGCCTACAAAGAGCAAAACCACGTGCCGCTGATCATCGCTCACCCGGGATTTCCGGACACCCATGGCCAGCAGTGCAAGGCCCTGACGTCACATCTCGACCTTGTTCCCACATTGATCGGCTGGACAGGTGTGGATTCAGCTAAACGTGCCAGCATCACCCGGGATCTTCGTGGTAAAGACCTGACGCCGCTTTTGATAAAAGGGGCTTCAGCCGGCGTCAACGATGTGCGCAACGCGACGCTTTATTGCTTTAATATGTTTGGATATCTGGATAGCGATCTGTTAAGAAAGATCCAGGCCTACATTAACGCCGGCGGAGAGAAGACAAAGCTTGTAGATCAGGGCTTCAAACCCGATTTTACCAAGCGGGGAGCGATTCGCAGTGTGTTTGACGGACGCTATAAATACACGCGCTATTTTTCGCCTAAACAGCACAATCAGCCGCGTACCCTGAAAGGCATATTTGAGCTCAATGATGTTGAGCTCTTCGATCTCAAATCGGACCCTAATGAGATGCGAAATCTTGCCATTGAGCCGAAGAAAAATGGCGATCTGCTGCTGGCGATGAACTCTAAAATGAATGCCCTGATCGAAACCGAGGTAGGTGTACCTGACGATGGCCGCTTTTTGCCGGGTGAAAATGCCAACTGGGCCGCCACAAAGTATGACCCTTAG
- a CDS encoding DUF2845 domain-containing protein, with protein sequence MIRHIIFFALMFALLTVFAQTSYSIDFNSLADQSSFRCSGGVVGIGDLDRDVREKCGPPFQIGSRQDFGPVWIYYEEQANYMYYLPFLNGRLQRIVSSPCSPDDPDCLDIR encoded by the coding sequence ATGATTCGCCATATAATTTTTTTTGCATTGATGTTTGCTTTGCTAACCGTTTTTGCTCAGACTTCATATTCGATTGATTTCAACAGCCTGGCCGATCAGTCGTCTTTTCGGTGTTCAGGTGGGGTCGTTGGTATCGGTGATTTGGATAGAGATGTTCGCGAAAAATGCGGCCCTCCTTTTCAGATCGGAAGCAGACAGGATTTCGGGCCTGTGTGGATATATTATGAAGAACAGGCAAATTATATGTACTATCTGCCTTTTTTGAATGGAAGATTGCAGCGCATTGTCAGTTCGCCCTGCAGCCCTGATGATCCGGATTGTTTGGATATAAGATAG
- a CDS encoding HAMP domain-containing sensor histidine kinase, giving the protein MSEQDNYQDGRQLTGEEAEQFFRDIEIEFLVHELKDPIAIIETGLRTLLERQDKFGPLSPRQEKTLKRTLRNSKKARELLHNMLEVGRAEAGCFLGERFRPAQSILQALEDALETTAGGIFEKYAGYQSEPEALEYLKSSGIVLDISSQTSDLEMFQDETKFRQIVGNLMKNALHHRQQRVEVRLEKDGDDLVVAVIDDGPGIEPEHHDMVFQRYAQVKECAIVARKGHGLGLAGANIISRCLGGKLTLESEKGQGATFRLAIPLSLDSD; this is encoded by the coding sequence ATGAGTGAACAAGACAACTACCAAGATGGCCGGCAACTAACAGGAGAAGAGGCCGAGCAGTTTTTCAGGGATATTGAAATCGAGTTTTTGGTGCATGAGCTCAAAGACCCGATTGCCATCATCGAAACCGGTCTGCGGACGCTGCTCGAACGCCAGGATAAATTCGGCCCTCTATCCCCGCGCCAGGAAAAGACCTTAAAACGCACGCTGCGCAACTCGAAAAAAGCCCGTGAATTGCTCCATAATATGCTGGAGGTTGGTCGTGCCGAAGCCGGTTGTTTTCTGGGTGAGCGCTTCCGTCCGGCGCAATCCATTTTACAGGCCCTGGAAGATGCCCTGGAAACCACCGCCGGGGGAATATTTGAGAAATATGCCGGATATCAAAGCGAACCTGAAGCCCTTGAATATCTGAAATCCAGCGGCATTGTTTTAGATATTTCATCCCAGACCAGCGACCTGGAAATGTTTCAGGATGAAACCAAATTCCGCCAGATTGTGGGGAATCTGATGAAAAACGCGCTGCATCACCGCCAGCAGCGCGTCGAAGTTCGACTCGAAAAGGATGGTGATGACCTGGTGGTGGCAGTCATCGATGATGGGCCCGGTATTGAGCCGGAGCATCATGATATGGTATTTCAACGCTACGCGCAGGTTAAAGAATGCGCCATTGTGGCCCGCAAAGGCCATGGCCTGGGGCTGGCCGGGGCCAACATTATTTCCCGCTGTCTGGGAGGCAAGCTGACGCTGGAAAGCGAAAAAGGGCAGGGGGCTACGTTTCGTTTGGCGATACCTTTGAGCCTTGACAGTGATTAA